The proteins below come from a single Comamonas antarctica genomic window:
- a CDS encoding cytochrome oxidase small assembly protein — MTPEQRKSNLRLALILASIAAVFLAGFVAKMLWLGAQ, encoded by the coding sequence ATGACACCCGAGCAACGCAAGAGCAACCTGCGCCTGGCCTTGATCCTGGCCTCGATCGCCGCCGTCTTCCTGGCGGGCTTCGTGGCCAAGATGCTCTGGCTCGGCGCGCAGTGA
- a CDS encoding cytochrome c oxidase assembly protein has protein sequence MGVRQENLRMVGKLAVIAVGMFAFGYALIPIYKHVCEALGINILAISERQVPGNGQVGPNAKLPVNTQVDTSRTITVEFDSNARGPWHFAPRQRSVKVHPGELMVVEYEFQNVQNRRMAAQAIPSYAPHQAAAHFVKLECFCFNQYTLEPGEKKEWPVAFIIDPRLSKDVSTITLSYTFFEVGGKTPPAPARQAQLPVLAVPPATEQAS, from the coding sequence ATGGGCGTGCGCCAGGAAAACCTCAGAATGGTCGGCAAGCTGGCGGTCATTGCCGTCGGCATGTTCGCGTTCGGCTATGCGCTGATTCCCATCTACAAGCATGTCTGCGAGGCGCTGGGCATCAACATCCTGGCGATCTCCGAGCGCCAGGTGCCGGGCAACGGCCAGGTCGGCCCGAACGCCAAGCTGCCGGTCAACACCCAGGTCGACACCAGCCGCACCATCACCGTCGAGTTCGACTCCAATGCGCGCGGCCCCTGGCATTTCGCGCCGCGCCAGCGCTCGGTCAAGGTGCATCCAGGCGAGCTGATGGTCGTCGAGTACGAATTCCAGAACGTGCAGAACCGGCGCATGGCCGCGCAGGCCATTCCCAGCTACGCGCCGCACCAGGCGGCCGCGCATTTCGTCAAGCTCGAGTGCTTCTGCTTCAACCAGTACACGCTCGAGCCCGGCGAGAAGAAGGAATGGCCCGTGGCCTTCATCATCGACCCGCGCCTTTCCAAGGACGTGAGCACCATCACGCTGTCGTACACCTTCTTCGAGGTCGGCGGCAAGACGCCTCCCGCACCCGCGCGCCAGGCCCAGTTGCCTGTGCTTGCGGTGCCGCCGGCCACGGAGCAGGCGTCATGA
- a CDS encoding DUF2970 domain-containing protein: MTAPQEPRKGGRLRTARAVGWALLGVRKGSDYQKDVESITPLQVVVGGLVAVVLLVAGLILIVNWIV, from the coding sequence ATGACCGCGCCGCAAGAACCGCGCAAGGGCGGGCGGCTGCGCACGGCGCGTGCCGTGGGCTGGGCCTTGCTGGGCGTGCGCAAGGGCAGTGATTACCAGAAGGACGTGGAGAGCATCACCCCGCTGCAGGTGGTGGTGGGGGGGCTGGTGGCGGTGGTTTTGCTGGTCGCCGGCCTGATCTTGATTGTGAACTGGATCGTTTGA
- a CDS encoding cytochrome c oxidase subunit 3 yields MSGTTQGAAPYYYVPGESRHPIMAAAGLFFVILGAGQWVNGHEWGKWSLFFGLAWWLLVLYQWFRDAIRESESGLYSRKIDLSFRWSMSWFIFSEVMLFGAFFTALWWGRAHSVPTLGGLENALLWPDFKAVWPSMAAGATASPAGTVEPFQTVGPFWLPTINTALLLTSGVTLTIAHHALRENHRGRTIAFMWATVVLGFIFLCVQGYEYYHLYTDLNLKLSSGIFGSTFYMLTGFHGFHVFVGMLMLFFITLRLQKGHFTADKHFGFEGAAWYWHFVDVVWLGLYVLVYWL; encoded by the coding sequence ATGAGTGGAACTACCCAGGGCGCGGCACCCTACTACTATGTGCCCGGCGAATCGCGGCATCCGATCATGGCCGCGGCCGGCCTGTTCTTCGTGATCCTGGGCGCGGGCCAGTGGGTCAACGGCCATGAATGGGGCAAGTGGAGCCTGTTCTTCGGCCTGGCGTGGTGGCTGCTGGTGCTCTACCAGTGGTTCCGCGATGCGATCCGCGAAAGCGAAAGCGGGCTCTACAGCCGCAAGATCGACCTGTCGTTCCGCTGGAGCATGAGCTGGTTCATCTTCTCCGAGGTCATGCTGTTCGGCGCGTTCTTCACCGCGCTGTGGTGGGGCCGCGCGCACTCCGTGCCCACGCTCGGCGGGCTGGAGAATGCCTTGCTCTGGCCCGATTTCAAGGCCGTCTGGCCCAGCATGGCGGCCGGCGCCACGGCCTCGCCCGCCGGCACGGTCGAGCCGTTCCAGACCGTGGGACCGTTCTGGCTGCCGACCATCAACACCGCGCTGCTGCTGACCTCGGGCGTGACGCTGACCATCGCCCACCACGCGCTGCGCGAGAACCACCGCGGCCGCACGATTGCCTTCATGTGGGCCACGGTGGTGCTGGGCTTCATCTTCCTGTGCGTGCAGGGCTATGAGTACTACCACCTCTATACCGACCTGAACCTGAAGCTGTCGTCGGGCATCTTCGGCTCGACCTTCTACATGCTCACGGGCTTCCACGGTTTCCACGTGTTCGTCGGCATGCTGATGCTGTTCTTCATCACGCTGCGGCTGCAAAAGGGCCACTTCACCGCCGACAAGCACTTCGGCTTCGAGGGCGCGGCCTGGTACTGGCACTTCGTGGACGTGGTCTGGCTGGGCCTCTACGTGCTGGTCTACTGGCTGTAA
- a CDS encoding twin transmembrane helix small protein yields MVSMKIFIALAFLGILASLGSALFFMMRRPRNGVEDNRRRSQHMARALALRVGLSVLLFLVLLISWKLGYIQPTGLPVGR; encoded by the coding sequence ATGGTCTCCATGAAAATCTTCATTGCCTTGGCGTTCCTGGGCATTCTCGCCAGCCTGGGCAGCGCCCTGTTCTTCATGATGCGCCGCCCGCGCAATGGTGTCGAGGATAACCGCCGCCGCAGCCAGCACATGGCGCGCGCGCTGGCCTTGCGCGTGGGCTTGTCGGTATTGCTGTTCCTGGTGCTGCTGATCAGCTGGAAGCTGGGCTATATCCAGCCCACCGGGCTGCCAGTGGGACGCTAG
- a CDS encoding SURF1 family protein has protein sequence MAGTAALGRWQLDRAAQKQALAAAIEARGRQAPLDAPALRQALAAPAAQLVHRPVALQGRWLARQTVYLDNRQMHGRPGFFVLTPLELSGPDPAVVLVQRGWIPRNFQDRTALAPVATPEGQVAITGRLALSPARLYEMAPGADPVPQASPIRQNIDIAAYRRETGLPLLDMSVVQTGAASEGLQRDWSPVDAGVDKHYGYAFQWFGLCALMAVLYVWFQLFRRFVRPRRTAA, from the coding sequence ATGGCGGGGACTGCGGCGCTGGGGCGCTGGCAGCTCGACCGCGCGGCGCAAAAGCAGGCGCTGGCCGCGGCCATCGAGGCGCGTGGCCGGCAAGCGCCGCTAGACGCGCCGGCGCTGCGCCAGGCGCTGGCTGCCCCTGCGGCGCAACTGGTGCACCGGCCCGTGGCATTGCAGGGCCGCTGGCTGGCGCGGCAGACGGTCTATCTCGACAACCGCCAGATGCACGGTCGCCCGGGCTTCTTCGTGCTCACGCCGCTGGAGCTGTCCGGGCCCGACCCCGCGGTGGTACTGGTGCAGCGCGGCTGGATTCCACGCAATTTCCAGGACCGCACGGCGCTGGCGCCGGTAGCCACGCCCGAAGGGCAGGTCGCCATTACGGGCCGGCTGGCGCTGTCGCCCGCCCGGCTGTACGAAATGGCACCCGGTGCAGACCCTGTTCCGCAAGCGTCGCCTATCCGACAGAATATCGACATCGCCGCATACCGCCGCGAAACCGGCCTGCCGCTGCTGGACATGAGCGTGGTGCAGACCGGGGCGGCCAGCGAGGGCCTGCAGCGCGACTGGAGCCCTGTGGACGCAGGTGTCGACAAACATTACGGCTATGCTTTTCAATGGTTCGGGCTCTGCGCCCTGATGGCGGTTCTCTATGTCTGGTTCCAACTCTTCCGACGCTTCGTTCGCCCACGCCGCACCGCCGCATGA
- the cyoE gene encoding heme o synthase has protein sequence MSLAAPVSAPSRAAQFYALTKPRVVQLIVFCALIGMVLAIPGWPALDQWVLIAVACVGIWLVAGAAAAFNCLVEKGIDARMKRTAWRPTAKGQLSDAQALGFSTLLCAAGSALLYAWVNPLTMWLTLATFVGYAVVYTLILKPLTPQNIVIGGASGAMPPVLGWAAVTGQVTPESLILFLIIFLWTPPHFWALALYRVEDYRQAGLPMLPVTHGNEFTRLQVFLYTLVLFAGCLLPFVFGMSSWLYLVAAVALGLGFCFYGFRLWRNYSDALARKTFRFSLIHLSFLFAALLVDHYLF, from the coding sequence ATGAGTCTTGCCGCCCCCGTTTCCGCGCCTTCGCGCGCCGCCCAGTTCTATGCGCTGACCAAGCCGCGCGTGGTGCAACTGATCGTCTTTTGCGCGCTGATCGGCATGGTGCTGGCGATTCCCGGCTGGCCTGCTCTGGACCAATGGGTGCTGATAGCCGTGGCGTGCGTGGGCATCTGGCTTGTCGCGGGCGCGGCCGCGGCGTTCAACTGCCTGGTGGAAAAAGGCATCGATGCGCGCATGAAGCGCACCGCCTGGCGCCCCACGGCCAAGGGCCAGCTCTCGGACGCGCAGGCGCTGGGGTTTTCCACGCTGCTGTGCGCCGCGGGTTCGGCGCTGCTGTATGCCTGGGTCAATCCGCTGACCATGTGGCTCACGCTGGCCACCTTCGTCGGCTATGCGGTGGTCTATACGCTGATCCTCAAGCCGCTGACGCCGCAGAACATCGTCATCGGCGGCGCTTCAGGCGCCATGCCGCCGGTGCTGGGCTGGGCCGCCGTCACCGGGCAGGTCACGCCCGAATCGCTGATCCTGTTCCTGATCATCTTCCTCTGGACGCCGCCGCATTTCTGGGCGCTGGCGCTGTACCGCGTCGAGGATTACCGCCAGGCCGGGCTGCCGATGCTGCCGGTCACCCATGGCAATGAATTCACCCGTTTGCAGGTGTTTCTCTATACGCTGGTATTGTTTGCGGGTTGCCTCCTGCCGTTCGTGTTCGGCATGAGTTCCTGGCTCTATCTGGTGGCCGCCGTGGCATTGGGCCTCGGGTTCTGCTTCTATGGCTTTCGCCTGTGGCGCAATTACTCCGACGCGCTGGCGCGCAAGACCTTCCGGTTCTCGCTGATCCACCTGAGCTTTCTGTTCGCCGCTTTGCTGGTGGATCACTATCTTTTTTGA
- a CDS encoding SCO family protein — MDKRQVLKGALASALGIGMAGVLAGCSRETKASFQGVDVTGAEYARDFNLPDALGQQRSLKDFAGKVVVVFFGYTQCPDVCPTSLQELAEVKQLLGADGERLQGIFVTLDPERDQPEMLKAYMESFDPSFIALRGTPEQTAAIAKDFKIFYKKVEGPTPQSYTLDHSAGSYVYDTQGRLRVYERYGSGPQLLAADVRTLLGEKA; from the coding sequence ATGGACAAACGACAGGTTTTGAAGGGTGCGCTGGCTTCGGCGCTGGGCATCGGCATGGCGGGCGTGCTTGCCGGCTGCAGCCGCGAGACCAAGGCCAGCTTCCAGGGCGTGGACGTGACCGGCGCGGAATACGCGCGCGACTTCAACCTGCCCGATGCCCTGGGCCAGCAGCGCAGCCTCAAGGACTTCGCCGGCAAGGTCGTGGTGGTGTTCTTCGGCTATACCCAGTGTCCCGATGTCTGCCCGACTTCGCTGCAGGAGCTCGCCGAAGTCAAGCAACTGCTGGGCGCCGACGGCGAGCGCCTGCAGGGCATCTTCGTCACGCTCGACCCGGAGCGCGACCAGCCCGAGATGCTCAAGGCCTACATGGAAAGCTTCGATCCGAGCTTCATCGCGCTGCGCGGCACGCCCGAGCAGACCGCGGCCATCGCCAAGGATTTCAAGATCTTCTACAAGAAGGTCGAAGGCCCGACCCCGCAAAGCTACACGCTCGACCATTCGGCGGGCAGCTATGTCTACGACACCCAGGGCCGGCTGCGCGTCTACGAGCGCTACGGCAGCGGGCCGCAGCTGCTCGCGGCCGATGTGCGCACCCTGCTGGGCGAGAAGGCTTGA
- a CDS encoding Bug family tripartite tricarboxylate transporter substrate binding protein: protein MISRLNRRTLLASAACAAAAACAPALAAEPAHWPTRPVKLIVGFPGGSSPDLVARTLAEPLGKLLGQPVVVENKVGAGGNIGAEAVAHATDDHTLGLMINGNMTIAKLINPKATYDPLKDLQPVSLIATAPLALAASAHSPGATAAEFFAAARASGDKWSYGSPGIGTVAHIGMELLKARAHIAPVHIPYPGNPQVINGIIGEQIQLALLPPAMAAAQARAGKLRVIGVTSASRSSLVPEYPSLSEAGIANYQMEIWNAVAAPRSMPQPLVQRLGALFSEIARSPDIRAKLFAQGWQVAGTSSEGLANRIRTDAQVMGDIIRSQKITAQ from the coding sequence ATGATTTCCAGACTGAACCGCCGCACGCTGCTGGCCTCGGCGGCCTGCGCTGCGGCTGCGGCCTGTGCCCCTGCGCTGGCAGCCGAGCCCGCGCACTGGCCCACGCGGCCGGTGAAGCTGATCGTCGGTTTTCCCGGCGGTTCGTCGCCCGACCTGGTGGCGCGCACGCTGGCCGAGCCGCTGGGCAAGCTGCTGGGGCAGCCCGTCGTGGTGGAAAACAAGGTCGGCGCAGGCGGCAACATCGGCGCCGAAGCCGTGGCCCATGCCACCGACGACCACACGCTGGGCCTGATGATCAACGGCAACATGACCATCGCCAAGCTGATCAATCCCAAGGCCACCTACGATCCGCTCAAGGACCTGCAGCCGGTGAGCCTGATTGCCACCGCGCCGCTGGCGCTGGCCGCTTCCGCCCATTCACCCGGCGCCACGGCGGCTGAATTCTTCGCGGCAGCGCGCGCGAGCGGCGACAAGTGGAGCTATGGCAGCCCGGGAATCGGCACCGTGGCACATATCGGCATGGAACTGCTCAAGGCGCGCGCCCATATTGCCCCGGTGCACATCCCCTACCCCGGCAACCCGCAGGTGATCAACGGCATCATTGGCGAGCAGATCCAGCTGGCGCTGCTGCCCCCCGCCATGGCGGCCGCCCAGGCGCGCGCCGGCAAGCTGCGCGTGATCGGCGTGACCTCGGCCAGCCGCTCGTCGCTGGTGCCCGAATATCCGAGCCTGTCAGAAGCCGGCATTGCCAACTACCAGATGGAGATCTGGAACGCCGTGGCCGCACCGCGCTCCATGCCGCAGCCGCTGGTGCAGCGCCTGGGCGCGCTGTTCAGCGAGATCGCGCGCAGCCCGGACATCCGCGCCAAGCTGTTCGCCCAGGGCTGGCAGGTCGCGGGTACCTCTTCCGAAGGATTGGCCAACCGCATCCGCACCGATGCGCAGGTGATGGGCGACATCATCCGCAGCCAGAAAATCACCGCCCAGTAA
- the rpoH gene encoding RNA polymerase sigma factor RpoH — MTSTSANLATTTVASANPWALVPPLGNLDAYITAVNRLPMLTVEEEQDYARRLKNDSDLDAAGRLVMSHLRLVVAISRQYLGYGLPHGDLIQEGNVGLMKAVKRFDPDQGVRLVSYAMHWIKAEIHEYILKNWRMVKLATTKAQRKLFFNLRSMKQGLKADAAALDEGTHRDTLSPNEIDTVAQKLNVKREEVIEMETRMSGGDVLLDPSPSDDGENAFGPIAYLADGSHEPTAMIESRQRDALATDGISLALGGLDERSRRIVEERWLKVNDDGSGGMTLHELAAVYGVSAERIRQIEAAAMKKMKKTLAEYA, encoded by the coding sequence ATGACCTCCACATCCGCTAACCTCGCGACGACCACTGTGGCATCCGCCAATCCCTGGGCGCTCGTCCCCCCGCTGGGCAATCTCGATGCCTATATCACGGCAGTGAACCGTCTTCCCATGCTCACCGTCGAGGAAGAGCAGGACTACGCACGCCGCCTGAAGAACGACAGCGACCTGGACGCAGCCGGCCGCCTGGTCATGTCGCACCTGCGGCTGGTGGTGGCCATTTCGCGCCAATACCTGGGTTATGGCCTGCCGCACGGCGACCTGATCCAGGAAGGCAATGTCGGCCTGATGAAAGCCGTCAAGCGCTTTGACCCCGATCAGGGCGTGCGCCTGGTGAGCTACGCCATGCACTGGATCAAGGCCGAGATCCACGAATACATCCTGAAGAACTGGCGCATGGTCAAGCTGGCCACGACCAAGGCGCAGCGCAAGCTGTTCTTCAACCTGCGTTCGATGAAGCAAGGCCTCAAGGCCGATGCCGCCGCGCTCGACGAAGGCACGCACCGCGACACCCTGAGCCCGAACGAGATCGATACGGTCGCGCAAAAGCTCAACGTCAAGCGCGAGGAAGTCATCGAGATGGAAACCCGGATGTCGGGCGGCGATGTGCTGCTCGACCCGTCCCCCTCCGATGACGGCGAGAACGCGTTCGGCCCGATTGCCTATCTGGCCGACGGCTCGCACGAGCCCACGGCCATGATCGAGTCGCGCCAGCGCGATGCGCTTGCCACCGATGGCATCAGCCTGGCGCTGGGCGGTCTGGACGAGCGCAGCCGGCGCATCGTCGAGGAACGCTGGCTCAAGGTCAACGACGATGGCTCGGGCGGCATGACGCTGCACGAACTGGCCGCGGTGTATGGCGTGAGCGCCGAGCGCATTCGCCAGATCGAGGCTGCCGCCATGAAGAAGATGAAAAAAACGCTGGCTGAATACGCCTGA
- a CDS encoding type III secretion system chaperone has translation MDISQAQQLLSGFGASLGLPGMSLDDSGHCALVFDEVAVNIDFIGETQDLLVYSLLGILDNAQRGDPTLLLPLLQANYFSIGTAGGQIGIDKESGTVSMFRAYPLRLLDLPALSASLQAFVSAAEYWKTWLSVLDEELDEPAGTAASLARMPQGNPGMIRA, from the coding sequence ATGGATATCTCCCAGGCTCAACAGCTTCTGTCGGGATTTGGCGCATCGCTGGGGTTGCCGGGAATGTCACTGGATGACAGCGGCCACTGCGCCCTGGTCTTCGATGAAGTGGCCGTCAACATCGACTTCATCGGGGAGACGCAGGATCTGCTGGTCTACAGCCTGCTGGGCATTCTGGACAACGCCCAGCGTGGCGATCCCACGCTCCTGCTGCCGCTCCTGCAGGCCAATTATTTCAGCATCGGCACGGCCGGCGGGCAGATCGGCATCGACAAGGAGAGCGGCACCGTGTCGATGTTCCGGGCGTATCCGCTGCGCTTGCTTGACCTGCCCGCGCTCTCGGCCAGCCTGCAGGCGTTCGTCAGTGCTGCCGAGTACTGGAAGACATGGCTGAGCGTGTTGGACGAAGAGCTCGACGAGCCTGCCGGGACAGCGGCTTCGCTGGCCCGCATGCCCCAGGGCAATCCTGGAATGATCCGCGCCTGA
- the ftsY gene encoding signal recognition particle-docking protein FtsY encodes MFSFFKKKPLSSAVPPADEPVSAPASAPTPPVPDPEIALEIIPDSANQEADAAVAPSPPSMPPVAAPAPGTMDRLRQMFGAGRPAAPAPVIPAPVAEPSVPAPAVPAPAVPTPAVPAPATVAAAPAAERAHWLGRLKAGLRKTGSSISTVFTGTKIDDALYEELEDALLMADTGVKATQHLLADLKRRVKETKATEPAAVKELLAQSLADLLQPLEKPLVIGQYTPTVIMVAGVNGAGKTTSIGKLTKHLADEGASVLLAAADTYRAAAREQLGVWATRNTVEIVSQQGGDPAAVSFDAVTAGKARKKDVVLVDTAGRLPTQLHLMEELKKIRRVVTKADATAPHEVLLVIDGNTGQNALAQVRAFDDALQLTGLVVTKLDGTAKGGVLAAIAQERPIPVYFIGVGEKLEDLETFNAREFAQALLS; translated from the coding sequence ATGTTCAGTTTTTTCAAAAAAAAGCCCCTTTCTTCCGCCGTACCACCTGCCGATGAGCCGGTGAGTGCGCCCGCGTCCGCGCCTACCCCGCCGGTGCCCGATCCGGAAATTGCTCTGGAGATTATCCCGGACTCGGCCAACCAGGAGGCGGACGCCGCCGTTGCGCCAAGCCCGCCATCCATGCCGCCGGTTGCCGCACCGGCTCCAGGCACGATGGACCGGCTGCGCCAGATGTTTGGTGCCGGCAGGCCCGCAGCCCCTGCCCCGGTCATCCCTGCGCCCGTGGCCGAGCCTTCCGTGCCTGCACCGGCCGTGCCTGCACCGGCCGTGCCTACACCGGCCGTGCCTGCACCGGCCACGGTTGCCGCAGCACCCGCAGCGGAACGCGCGCACTGGCTTGGCCGGCTCAAGGCCGGGCTGCGCAAGACCGGCTCGAGCATCTCCACGGTATTCACCGGCACCAAGATCGACGACGCCCTGTATGAAGAGCTCGAAGATGCGCTGCTGATGGCGGACACCGGCGTCAAGGCCACCCAGCATCTGCTGGCCGACCTCAAGCGCCGCGTGAAGGAAACCAAGGCCACCGAACCCGCGGCCGTCAAGGAATTGCTGGCCCAGTCGCTGGCCGACCTGCTGCAGCCGCTGGAAAAGCCGCTGGTCATCGGCCAATACACGCCCACGGTGATCATGGTCGCGGGGGTCAACGGCGCGGGCAAGACCACGTCCATCGGCAAGCTGACCAAGCATCTCGCCGATGAAGGCGCAAGCGTGCTGCTGGCAGCGGCCGACACGTACCGCGCCGCCGCGCGCGAGCAGTTGGGCGTCTGGGCCACGCGCAACACCGTGGAGATCGTCAGCCAACAGGGCGGCGATCCGGCCGCCGTGAGCTTTGACGCGGTCACGGCCGGCAAGGCGCGCAAGAAGGATGTGGTTCTGGTGGATACCGCAGGCCGGCTGCCAACCCAGCTGCACCTGATGGAAGAACTGAAGAAGATCCGCCGCGTGGTCACCAAGGCCGATGCCACGGCGCCGCATGAAGTGCTGCTGGTGATCGACGGCAACACCGGCCAGAACGCGCTGGCACAGGTGCGCGCGTTCGACGACGCGCTGCAGCTGACCGGCCTGGTGGTCACCAAGCTCGACGGCACGGCGAAGGGCGGCGTGCTGGCAGCGATTGCGCAGGAGCGGCCCATTCCGGTGTATTTCATTGGCGTGGGCGAGAAGCTCGAAGACCTGGAAACCTTCAATGCGCGGGAATTCGCGCAGGCACTGCTGAGCTAG
- a CDS encoding M16 family metallopeptidase: MKRALTLLGLVACLSAGAGNPALANPPSGPSVPSAPASAAVGAQQFTLSNGMQLIVQPDRRAPTAVHMVWVRVGSMDEVDGKSGVAHVLEHMMFKGSKELAAGEFSRRVAALGGRDNAFTSRDYTGYYQQIPSNRLEDVMRLESDRFANNQWPDDEFRRELEVVKEERRMRTDDQPRAALFEQLYATAYTASSYRRPVIGWMKDLDAMTPDDARAFFRKWYVPSNAAVVVAGDVDVAEVRRLAEKYYGSLPAKPTPERQTQAEPEQKQLRRITVKLPAEQAFVALGFKVPGISQLETLGPQDKDALALLVLSEVLSGYSGARLERALEQGPNRVADSAGSSASVLARGPSMFMLTGVPAAGKTAAQVEAALRAQVARVAREGVNAAELERVKTQWIASNVYERDSVFNQAQGLGSYWSMHLPVDAEERLLQHLRAVTSKQVQDVAARYFGDRQLTVATLDPQPLDPSKPRRPESASEQPLH, encoded by the coding sequence ATGAAACGTGCTCTTACCCTCCTGGGCCTCGTGGCCTGTCTGAGCGCCGGGGCTGGAAATCCAGCCCTTGCAAACCCTCCCTCCGGGCCATCCGTGCCTTCCGCGCCGGCTTCCGCCGCCGTGGGTGCGCAGCAGTTCACGCTGTCGAACGGCATGCAGCTGATCGTGCAGCCCGACCGGCGTGCGCCCACAGCAGTGCACATGGTCTGGGTGCGCGTGGGCTCGATGGATGAAGTCGACGGCAAGTCAGGGGTCGCCCATGTGCTCGAACACATGATGTTCAAGGGCTCGAAAGAGCTGGCCGCGGGCGAGTTCTCGCGCCGCGTGGCCGCGCTGGGCGGGCGCGACAACGCTTTCACCAGCCGCGACTACACCGGCTACTACCAGCAGATTCCGTCGAATCGCCTCGAGGACGTGATGCGCCTCGAGTCCGACCGTTTCGCCAACAACCAGTGGCCTGACGACGAGTTCCGCCGGGAGCTGGAAGTGGTCAAGGAAGAGCGCCGCATGCGCACCGACGACCAGCCGCGCGCCGCGCTGTTCGAGCAGCTCTATGCCACGGCCTATACGGCGTCGAGCTATCGCCGTCCGGTGATCGGCTGGATGAAGGACCTCGACGCGATGACGCCCGACGACGCGCGCGCCTTCTTCCGCAAGTGGTATGTGCCGTCGAATGCGGCGGTGGTCGTGGCCGGCGATGTCGATGTCGCCGAGGTGCGGCGCCTTGCCGAGAAGTACTATGGCAGCCTGCCGGCCAAGCCCACTCCGGAGCGCCAGACGCAGGCCGAGCCCGAGCAAAAGCAACTGCGCCGCATCACCGTGAAGCTGCCGGCCGAACAGGCTTTCGTCGCGCTCGGCTTCAAGGTGCCGGGCATTTCGCAACTCGAGACGCTGGGTCCGCAGGACAAGGACGCGCTGGCGCTGCTGGTGCTGTCGGAGGTGCTCAGCGGCTACAGCGGCGCACGCCTGGAGCGCGCGCTGGAGCAGGGGCCCAACCGCGTGGCCGACTCGGCCGGCAGTTCGGCCTCGGTGCTGGCGCGCGGCCCGAGCATGTTCATGCTGACTGGCGTGCCCGCGGCCGGCAAGACGGCGGCCCAGGTCGAAGCGGCGCTGCGTGCCCAGGTGGCGCGCGTGGCGCGCGAAGGGGTGAACGCAGCCGAACTCGAACGCGTCAAGACCCAGTGGATCGCGAGCAACGTCTATGAGCGCGACTCGGTGTTCAACCAGGCCCAGGGGCTGGGCAGTTACTGGAGCATGCACCTGCCGGTCGATGCCGAGGAGCGCCTGCTGCAGCATCTGCGCGCAGTCACTTCCAAGCAGGTGCAGGACGTGGCCGCGCGCTATTTCGGCGACCGCCAGCTCACGGTGGCCACGCTGGATCCGCAGCCGCTCGATCCGTCCAAGCCCCGGCGTCCCGAGTCTGCCTCCGAGCAGCCCCTGCATTGA